In Alteromonas mediterranea DE, a single genomic region encodes these proteins:
- the queF gene encoding NADPH-dependent 7-cyano-7-deazaguanine reductase QueF (Catalyzes the NADPH-dependent reduction of 7-cyano-7-deazaguanine (preQ0) to 7-aminomethyl-7-deazaguanine (preQ1) in queuosine biosynthesis) has translation MSTDNSPNKIIITAPDDLSLGKQVDYEFEYNPSLLQGVPRSLSRDTLNLTGAELPFSGIDTWTGYELSWLNLKGKPNVAILECHVPITSENLIESKSFKLYLNSFNQTKFRSAEDVQKVLQKDLSACAGEPVNVNLILPKQFTELQFKEFEGTLLDELDVDIETYSPTTQYLFTSKDDKKVKETLVSHLLKSNCLITSQPDWASIQIKYEGKAIEHEGLLKYLISFRQHNEFHEQCVERIYNDIMFHCKPDKLTVCARYTRRGGLDINPFRSNYEAPYANHRQARQ, from the coding sequence ATGTCGACTGACAACTCACCTAACAAAATTATTATCACTGCGCCTGACGACCTCTCTCTCGGCAAACAGGTTGACTACGAATTTGAATACAACCCCAGTTTGCTGCAAGGCGTTCCACGTAGCTTAAGTCGTGATACATTAAACCTGACGGGTGCTGAACTGCCTTTTAGCGGTATCGATACTTGGACAGGTTATGAACTTTCTTGGTTAAACCTAAAGGGTAAGCCCAACGTGGCTATTCTAGAATGCCACGTCCCTATTACTTCAGAAAACTTAATTGAGTCGAAATCCTTCAAGCTGTATTTGAATAGTTTCAATCAAACTAAATTCCGCTCTGCAGAGGACGTTCAAAAAGTACTTCAGAAAGATTTATCTGCATGTGCTGGTGAGCCAGTAAACGTCAATCTAATTTTGCCAAAACAATTTACCGAACTGCAATTTAAAGAGTTTGAAGGCACGCTATTAGACGAACTTGATGTAGATATCGAGACATACTCGCCCACTACACAATACCTTTTTACCAGCAAAGACGATAAAAAAGTAAAAGAAACACTGGTCTCTCACTTACTTAAGTCGAATTGTTTAATCACAAGTCAGCCAGATTGGGCTAGTATTCAAATTAAATACGAAGGAAAAGCCATTGAACACGAAGGGCTTTTAAAGTATCTGATTAGTTTTAGACAGCACAATGAGTTTCACGAACAGTGTGTAGAGCGTATTTATAACGACATTATGTTTCATTGTAAGCCGGACAAACTAACAGTATGCGCGCGATATACGCGAAGAGGTGGATTAGACATCAACCCTTTTCGTTCAAATTATGAAGCGCCTTATGCCAATCACCGTCAAGCGCGTCAGTAA
- a CDS encoding DUF3301 domain-containing protein — translation MTLLELVIWLIIGFTGYQFWRIRGISERTNVYLKQYCNSNNLQLLSVARAKTRFTFKYGKPDWHSKFNFEFSSNGEDRYTGQVELVGIRVLRTEVPPHRV, via the coding sequence ATGACGTTACTTGAGCTTGTTATTTGGCTAATCATTGGTTTCACTGGCTATCAATTTTGGCGTATACGAGGGATCTCTGAGCGAACCAACGTTTATCTTAAACAGTATTGTAATTCTAACAATTTGCAGCTGTTAAGTGTTGCAAGAGCAAAAACGCGCTTCACATTCAAATACGGGAAGCCTGACTGGCACAGCAAGTTTAATTTTGAATTTTCCAGCAACGGCGAAGATAGATACACCGGTCAAGTGGAATTGGTAGGTATTCGCGTCTTGCGTACTGAGGTGCCACCTCATCGCGTGTGA
- the syd gene encoding SecY-interacting protein has protein sequence MALTISAQLDKFVSSYVEHAKGEGLKIAFDSEWPSPCYEETAKDGELVEWAPKRQSPPLSFNNVEDALSLKLHADYCCYFTTYYSDNLKAKAPQGDCELLQVFNREDFERLQQNLIGHLLMKQRLNQAPTLFFGLTDEEDFILTVINETGEVALEQVGQAPTQILANSLAEFIEQLSPLNA, from the coding sequence ATGGCTCTAACAATTTCAGCACAATTAGATAAATTTGTATCATCTTATGTCGAACACGCTAAAGGCGAGGGCCTTAAAATTGCGTTTGATAGCGAATGGCCATCACCCTGCTATGAAGAAACCGCAAAGGATGGTGAGTTAGTTGAGTGGGCACCTAAACGACAAAGCCCGCCATTGTCGTTCAATAACGTGGAAGACGCCTTATCGTTGAAACTACATGCTGATTATTGCTGTTACTTTACAACCTACTACAGTGATAATTTAAAAGCCAAAGCGCCCCAAGGCGATTGTGAGTTGCTACAGGTATTTAACCGTGAAGACTTTGAACGACTTCAACAAAACTTGATTGGCCATTTGTTAATGAAGCAGCGATTAAATCAAGCGCCTACGCTTTTCTTTGGGCTTACCGATGAGGAAGATTTTATTCTAACCGTCATTAATGAAACGGGTGAAGTCGCCCTCGAGCAAGTAGGCCAAGCACCAACACAGATCCTCGCCAACTCCCTGGCTGAGTTTATAGAGCAACTTTCACCATTAAACGCATAG
- a CDS encoding GNAT family N-acetyltransferase, with translation MSTEAINSAFAPLNDTVKAIYLCVDDLKVAASILYNAYVDDPLFIDIFQAEKDGYESRLRSAIREELNAFWVAEQPMIGLFDEDRLIAVACLTAPDAAFGAGRYWHWRLRMLLTAGLFGTKQMLEKEEKVRALVPADNFHMLSFIAVHPDYQHHGLGHILLGAIDSVIEDDEKSEGVSVFVTIEKHRSFFNDDNYKVVGQLSLSHVKGNVMYRAK, from the coding sequence ATGAGTACCGAAGCAATAAACAGCGCGTTCGCGCCCCTTAATGATACGGTTAAGGCTATATACCTCTGTGTAGACGATCTCAAAGTTGCCGCCTCTATTCTTTATAATGCCTATGTCGATGATCCGCTATTTATTGATATTTTTCAGGCGGAGAAAGATGGCTATGAAAGTCGCCTACGCTCGGCTATTCGTGAAGAGTTAAATGCCTTTTGGGTGGCAGAACAACCTATGATAGGGCTTTTTGATGAGGACAGGTTAATCGCAGTGGCTTGTTTGACTGCACCAGATGCTGCGTTTGGCGCAGGTCGATATTGGCACTGGCGACTGCGAATGTTATTAACAGCGGGTCTATTCGGCACTAAACAGATGCTCGAAAAAGAGGAAAAAGTAAGAGCACTGGTTCCGGCAGATAACTTTCACATGCTAAGTTTCATTGCCGTTCACCCTGACTATCAACATCACGGTCTCGGGCATATATTGTTAGGCGCCATAGATAGCGTGATTGAAGATGACGAGAAAAGTGAGGGGGTCTCAGTGTTTGTTACTATTGAAAAGCACCGTTCATTTTTTAACGACGACAATTATAAGGTTGTAGGTCAGTTGAGCTTATCGCACGTTAAAGGCAACGTGATGTATAGAGCGAAGTGA
- a CDS encoding DUF3192 domain-containing protein — MKIVLLSLALASSVLLSGCVVSVGGGSDSHYGADWEDREFNNRKHIANLETGTSYESVLRKMGVADFNELFEKQDGTYRVLYYRTQKTMGDGITTKDECTPLVFRNSELVGWGDSAYSLMH, encoded by the coding sequence ATGAAAATTGTTCTTCTTTCTTTAGCTTTAGCATCGTCAGTGCTTTTGTCGGGTTGCGTTGTATCTGTTGGTGGTGGATCTGACAGTCACTATGGCGCTGACTGGGAAGATAGAGAATTCAACAACCGTAAACATATTGCTAACCTCGAAACAGGCACAAGCTATGAAAGTGTACTTAGAAAAATGGGCGTTGCAGATTTCAATGAACTGTTTGAAAAGCAAGATGGAACTTATCGCGTGCTGTATTACCGTACGCAAAAAACCATGGGAGATGGGATTACCACAAAAGATGAGTGTACGCCGCTTGTGTTTAGAAATAGTGAGCTTGTAGGGTGGGGAGACAGTGCTTATAGCTTAATGCACTAA
- a CDS encoding GGDEF domain-containing protein, whose protein sequence is MEAKQLQTLKQNNTLLCQFIVKLSAFYEGFSDKIDTELKVLRGHLSGTPNFSLATVSIEKLNKSLQHQEITLRKYSVDTVSSLEDAMKQLQKIVFEDSELKGLTTQELIKLNQPIGDIFSIYKLYAKAIALHRIALNKEMVGLSPIDSGENSHSGKDDTKAHAPQDENPHYRSILVELNHLITSYAQKKPDDHQLTDIKQRLDEGMDKEQLLKSCVVILRMIVQDAMSEASLTGKVIQSLHRSLSEVSNDVSNTIENSKSQFEQRQVGNEQLKRHISHIEEAMSESESFEALKEQTQFCVEKLVTALSEQQDSDEQGQEAIMALLSSMQSRIDTLQQQTSVYKKKLAEQAMQSRTDPLTRLPNRQAYNERLETAYTRFKSNGHSLAVAVVDIDHFKSINDRFGHATGDKTLQVVSKFLKQSLSENDFVARWGGEEFVMLLPDAEMADIDKKLNEVRTKLAAMPFKFKQEKVKITASFGATCFGQDDTTESVFERADEYLYKAKRSGRNLVVTDLSTDV, encoded by the coding sequence ATGGAAGCAAAACAATTACAAACCCTAAAGCAAAACAACACGCTTCTTTGTCAGTTTATTGTAAAGCTCTCTGCGTTTTATGAAGGCTTCTCGGACAAAATAGATACCGAGCTAAAGGTGTTGCGAGGGCATCTTTCTGGCACCCCTAACTTTAGCCTTGCTACTGTTAGTATTGAAAAGCTAAACAAGTCGCTCCAGCATCAGGAAATCACCCTGCGCAAATACAGTGTTGATACGGTTTCATCTCTTGAAGATGCCATGAAACAACTGCAAAAAATTGTATTTGAAGACAGTGAATTAAAAGGCTTGACCACGCAAGAGCTGATCAAACTGAATCAGCCTATTGGCGATATATTCAGTATCTATAAACTCTATGCCAAAGCCATAGCGCTACACCGTATTGCGCTAAACAAAGAAATGGTTGGACTATCGCCAATTGACTCAGGTGAAAATAGCCATAGCGGTAAGGACGATACAAAAGCTCACGCACCGCAAGATGAAAATCCTCACTATCGTTCAATATTGGTTGAACTTAACCACTTAATCACGTCTTACGCGCAGAAAAAACCTGACGACCATCAGCTGACCGATATCAAACAGCGTCTTGATGAGGGCATGGATAAAGAACAGTTACTTAAAAGTTGTGTCGTAATTTTGCGAATGATTGTGCAAGACGCTATGTCTGAAGCAAGTTTGACAGGCAAAGTAATTCAAAGCCTTCACCGCTCACTTAGCGAAGTAAGTAACGATGTAAGTAACACCATAGAAAATAGTAAGAGTCAATTTGAGCAAAGGCAGGTGGGTAATGAACAACTTAAACGCCATATCAGCCATATCGAAGAGGCCATGTCGGAAAGCGAGTCTTTTGAGGCATTAAAAGAACAAACGCAGTTTTGCGTTGAAAAACTCGTCACAGCACTTAGCGAACAACAAGATAGCGACGAGCAGGGGCAAGAGGCAATAATGGCCCTGCTATCCTCAATGCAATCGAGAATAGATACCCTGCAGCAGCAAACCAGTGTTTACAAGAAGAAGCTTGCTGAACAGGCGATGCAGAGTCGAACCGATCCACTTACCCGCCTTCCAAATAGACAGGCCTATAACGAGAGACTTGAGACAGCCTATACCCGTTTTAAATCTAACGGTCATTCGCTGGCGGTTGCCGTAGTCGATATCGATCACTTCAAATCTATAAACGATAGGTTTGGCCATGCCACTGGGGATAAAACACTGCAAGTCGTCAGTAAGTTTTTAAAGCAAAGCCTCTCGGAAAATGATTTTGTTGCCAGATGGGGCGGAGAAGAGTTTGTCATGCTTTTGCCTGATGCCGAAATGGCGGACATAGATAAAAAGCTTAATGAAGTTAGAACCAAGCTAGCCGCAATGCCATTTAAGTTCAAACAAGAAAAAGTAAAAATTACCGCCTCTTTTGGCGCTACATGCTTTGGTCAGGATGACACTACAGAGTCTGTCTTCGAGCGCGCCGATGAGTATCTTTATAAAGCTAAACGAAGTGGTCGCAACCTTGTTGTCACCGATTTAAGCACTGACGTGTAG